A stretch of DNA from Micromonospora sp. WMMD1155:
CGTGGCGCCCGCGTCGGGTCCGCACCCGTGCGCCCCGACGAGCGGCACCAACCCGCCCCCCGACAGGACGTCACCTACTGGTGCCGCAACGACCACCGGACCGACATCCGGATCGCCGCGGACGCCGAACCGCCGGGCCTGTGGGACTGCCCCCGCTGCGGCCTACCGGCCGGGCGGGACGCGCAGAACCCGCCGGGCCGGGTCCGCGCCGAACCGTACAAGAGCCACCTGGCGTACGTGAAGGAGCGGCGCACCGCCGAGGAGGGCGAGGCGCTGCTGGCCGAGGCACTCGCCGCGCTCCGCCGCCGCCGCGGCGAGTAACGGCTCCGCCGCCGCCAACGGCTCCGCCGCCGCCAACGGCTGCTCCGCCGCCGCGGCTATCGCAGGCTGCGGAAGCGGGCGGGTACGTCGGCTGCGGCGGCCCGGTCCAGCAGCCAGCGGGTACGGCTCACGCCGTGCACCCCGGCGGCGGGCAACTGCACCGGCCCGGCACCGGCCAACGCCATGCCCACCGCGCGGGCCTTGTCGGCGCCCCCGGCGACCAGCCAGACCTCGTCGGCGGTGTTGATCGTCGGCAGGGTGAGCGTGGTCCGCACCGAGGGCGGCTTCGGGCTGCCCCGCACCGCGCTGCACGGACGGGTGTCGTAGTGCACCGGGTGCTCCGGGAAGACCGAGGCCACGTGCCCGTCCTCGCCGACACCCAGCATCAGCACGTCGAAGTGCGGCAGCGTGGCGTGCCCGGGTCGGGCGGCGCGCGCCAACTCCTCGGCGTACGCCGCCGCGGCCGCCTCGGGGTCGTTGCCGGTCGGGCCGTCGGACGCCGGCATCGGGTGCACCCGGGCCGGGTCGAGCGGCACCACGTCCAGCAGGGCGGCCCGGGCCTGGGTCTCGTTGCGGTCCGGGTCACCGGCGGGCAGGAACCGCTCGTCACCCCACCAGACGTCGACCCGGGACCAGTCCACCGCGTCGCGGGCCGGCAGCGTCGCCACCGCCCGGTAGACGGCCGCGGCGATCCGACCGCCGGTGAGCACCACCGACGCCTCACCCCGATCGGCCTGCGCGTCGAGCAGCTTCACCAACAACCGGGCGGCCACGGCCTGCGCCAGCAGGTCGGCGTCGGCGTGGACGGCGACACTCGCCTCACTCATGGGATGCGCCTTCGTTTCCCGACCGCCGAGCGGCCGTAATCGCGTCGTGCCCGGGCGGATGCGCCCGGAGGTTTCGGGGCAGGACCCGGTCGTGACCCGGCCCTGCCCCGACGTCGTGCCGGTGGTGGATCAGCCCTCGCCGCTCGTGCCGGTGTGCGCGGTGACCCCGGCCTCCGCGCGCCGTGCGGTGGCCGGATCCTTCCACACGTGCACCCGCTGCGCGGGACGCTGCTCCAACCCCCGCAGCCCGACCGTCGCACCGAGC
This window harbors:
- a CDS encoding RNA polymerase-binding protein RbpA, with translation MPSGNVIRGARVGSAPVRPDERHQPAPRQDVTYWCRNDHRTDIRIAADAEPPGLWDCPRCGLPAGRDAQNPPGRVRAEPYKSHLAYVKERRTAEEGEALLAEALAALRRRRGE
- the pgl gene encoding 6-phosphogluconolactonase — translated: MSEASVAVHADADLLAQAVAARLLVKLLDAQADRGEASVVLTGGRIAAAVYRAVATLPARDAVDWSRVDVWWGDERFLPAGDPDRNETQARAALLDVVPLDPARVHPMPASDGPTGNDPEAAAAAYAEELARAARPGHATLPHFDVLMLGVGEDGHVASVFPEHPVHYDTRPCSAVRGSPKPPSVRTTLTLPTINTADEVWLVAGGADKARAVGMALAGAGPVQLPAAGVHGVSRTRWLLDRAAAADVPARFRSLR